In Thermogemmata fonticola, a genomic segment contains:
- a CDS encoding acyclic terpene utilization AtuA family protein: MKRIRIGNGCGFWGDNLDAPARLVREGRLDYLTLEYLAELTMSILAIQKQKNPALGYATDFLDVLRSLAPLLRQQPQLRIVTNAGGMNPHGCAHAARDILRQHDLDDWRIAVVRGDDLMPRLDELLAEGHLLHHLDTGEPLTTLRERVVSANVYLGAKPIVEALKQGARLVITGRVADVSLTVGPAVYEFGWGFGAADLDRLAAATVAGHLIECGAQVTGGLWINATEQTRLAEVGYPIAEIAEDGTFVITKPAGSGGAVNWETVSEQLLYEVGDPRAYYTPDVVADFTAVTLEEREPDVVALRGACGVTVTDTYKVSVAYRDGYMAAGTLVIVGPDAISKARMSGQILLERLRHAGWTYERSYVEVLGAGDAVPGVGVRSGEPPEVVLRVAVHDSRREAVERFTREFAPLVTSGFAGTTGYTTGRPPVREVLSFWPALIAKSAVTPQVELLP; encoded by the coding sequence ATGAAGCGGATTCGCATCGGCAACGGCTGTGGTTTCTGGGGGGACAATCTGGATGCTCCCGCCCGCCTTGTGCGGGAGGGCCGATTGGATTATCTGACGCTGGAGTATCTGGCCGAACTGACGATGTCGATTCTGGCGATCCAGAAGCAAAAAAATCCGGCCCTGGGTTATGCCACAGATTTTCTGGATGTGCTCCGTTCCCTGGCGCCTCTTTTGCGGCAGCAACCTCAGTTGAGGATTGTGACCAACGCGGGGGGAATGAATCCACACGGCTGCGCACACGCCGCACGGGACATTCTCCGGCAGCACGACTTGGACGATTGGCGCATAGCGGTCGTCCGTGGGGATGACCTGATGCCGCGGCTGGATGAATTGTTGGCAGAGGGGCACCTCTTGCACCATCTCGATACGGGCGAGCCGTTGACTACGCTCCGGGAGCGGGTGGTGAGCGCCAACGTCTATCTGGGGGCGAAACCGATTGTGGAGGCGCTCAAACAAGGGGCGCGATTGGTGATCACGGGGCGGGTGGCGGATGTGTCGCTGACCGTGGGACCGGCAGTTTATGAGTTCGGCTGGGGATTCGGAGCGGCGGACCTGGATCGTTTGGCAGCGGCCACAGTCGCAGGCCATCTCATCGAATGCGGGGCGCAAGTCACCGGCGGGCTGTGGATCAACGCGACGGAACAGACCCGGTTGGCCGAGGTGGGCTACCCCATCGCCGAGATAGCGGAAGATGGCACCTTTGTCATCACGAAACCGGCGGGCAGCGGCGGGGCCGTCAATTGGGAAACCGTCTCCGAACAACTGCTTTACGAAGTGGGCGACCCGCGAGCCTACTACACGCCGGATGTCGTGGCCGATTTCACCGCGGTAACTCTGGAAGAGCGGGAACCGGATGTCGTGGCCCTTCGTGGAGCCTGTGGCGTGACCGTGACGGACACCTACAAAGTGTCGGTGGCTTACCGGGATGGTTACATGGCCGCCGGGACGCTGGTAATCGTTGGCCCTGATGCCATCTCTAAGGCCCGAATGTCGGGTCAGATTCTTCTGGAGCGTTTACGCCACGCCGGCTGGACCTACGAGCGGAGTTACGTGGAAGTTTTGGGAGCAGGGGACGCGGTGCCCGGCGTCGGGGTCAGAAGCGGAGAGCCGCCAGAGGTGGTTCTGCGGGTCGCTGTTCATGACTCACGCCGGGAAGCGGTGGAGCGGTTCACCCGCGAGTTTGCCCCGCTGGTGACTTCCGGCTTCGCCGGGACGACGGGTTACACCACGGGCCGGCCTCCCGTGCGAGAAGTCCTGAGCTTCTGGCCCGCCCTCATCGCTAAATCGGCCGTGACCCCCCAAGTGGAGCTTCTGCCATGA
- a CDS encoding AtuA-related protein, producing MTAPVTPADRPQVPRHSIHLADLAHARSGDKGNHANIAVLAYTEEGYAFLREFLTAERVAQFFASLQPSKVERYEAPNVRGLNFVLYDVLDGGASRSLRSDSQGKALAVALLQMPLTLPSHVDLERCRRQNRANS from the coding sequence ATGACAGCACCAGTCACGCCCGCCGACCGCCCCCAGGTTCCCCGCCATTCGATCCACTTGGCCGACTTAGCGCACGCCCGCAGCGGGGACAAAGGCAATCATGCGAACATCGCCGTTTTGGCCTATACCGAGGAAGGGTATGCCTTCCTGCGCGAGTTTCTCACCGCCGAGCGGGTGGCTCAGTTCTTCGCATCCCTCCAGCCGAGCAAAGTCGAACGCTACGAGGCCCCCAACGTGCGCGGCCTCAACTTTGTGCTCTACGATGTCCTCGATGGCGGAGCAAGCCGATCCCTGCGCTCCGATAGCCAGGGAAAAGCGCTCGCCGTGGCGCTCTTGCAGATGCCTTTGACGCTGCCCTCCCATGTGGACTTGGAACGCTGCCGCCGGCAAAACCGGGCGAACTCTTGA